A single region of the Metarhizium brunneum chromosome 6, complete sequence genome encodes:
- the EAPA_6 gene encoding Endothiapepsin translates to MPSLKTLAFASISLSAVEVAASTFSLAAEPIPGKVNEFVVEVELGTPPQKLPLVPDTGSTDFWVYSTDTESSWNNHKLWDIPKSTTARNLTGYTWKITYGTGYADGTNIYEDVVTLGGVPFPNQAIESASRTDYKVDPKISGIFGLEFRPDQTGVNQAGEHVKTWSSTHIKSLDQPLFTSHFKFNGGGSLDFGFIDNTKYTGSITYTPVTHDQHWMFNSTGYKIGDDPVQVEELQAVADTGTSGIFVPENVARAYYRKVPTSTGGGNFQYVFKCGNPLPDFSFNVENTVITIPGKYLDLGPTGLPQNGFCLSAIQRGKTTIFGTPALQAAFVVYDVGNRRLGFASPA, encoded by the exons ATGCCTTCGCTCAAAACACTTGCTTTTGCATCCATAAGCCTCAGTGCTGTAGAGGTGGCTGCGTCGACTTTCTCTCTTGCTGCTGAGCCAATTCCGGGCAAGGTGAATGAGTTTGTGGTCGAAGTCGAACTTGGTACTCCACCCCAGAAGTTGCCTCTTGTGCCTGATACTGGTTCCACCGACTTTTGGGTGTACAGTACGGATACTGAATCGAGCTGGAACAATCATAAGCTGTGGGATATACCGAAGAGCACGACTGCCCGTAATCTTACTGGATACACGTGGAAGATTACGTACGGAACAGGTTATGCCGACGGTACCAACATCTACGAGGACGTTGTGACACTCGGGGGTGTACCTTTTCCTAATCAGGCTATCGAATCGGCTTCTCGGACCGATTATAAGGTTGATCCGAAAATTTCTGGCATCTTCGGACTGGAGTTTCGTCCCGACCAGACTGGTGTTAACCAAGCGGGAGAGCATGTGAAAACATGGTCCAGTACTCACATTAAGTCTTTGGACCAGCCGTTATTTACGTCCCACTTCAAGTTTAACGGCG GAGGTTCTCTTGATTTTGGGTTCATCGACAACACTAAATACACTGGAAGCATCACGTATACGCCCGTCACTCACGATCAACACTGGATGTTCAACAGCACTGGGTACAAAATTGGGGATGACCCAGTTCAGGTGGAAGAACTTCAAGCCGTAGCTGACACGGGCACATCTGGGATATTTGTTCCTGAAAATGTTGCGAGGGCCTATTACAGGAAGGTGCCAACCAGTACTGGCGGTGGCAATTTTCAATACGTGTTTAAATGTGGCAACCCGCTGCCCGACTTCTCATTCAACGTTGAGAACACCGTCATCACTATTCCCGGAAAGTACCTAGACCTTGGTCCCACTGGTCTACCTCAGAACGGGTTTTGCCTTTCTGCAATTCAACGCGGCAAAACAACAATTTTTGGAACTCCCGCCCTTCAAGCAGCCTTTGTTGTATATGACGTTGGTAATCGTCGCCTCGGGTTCGCTTCGCCTGCGTGA
- the DEP5_0 gene encoding Reducing polyketide synthase DEP5, whose translation MPHRSKLTFNINATYFLVGCLGGVGRCLTAWMIKRGARRFAFMSRPGLGNKQTASWIHGLKARGIACQISKGDASNTSDIDVAIRSIPSECPHGLFHTMSIDDWQTSIAPKALAAMNLDQAFAEIDIDFFVFTSSTSGILGTPGQANYAAGNSFLDNLARNRMARGQRAVSLVHPMVQSVGVVAENPEIEAALRRKGIYGFNETHLLEALEAAIATQATTTPADHIVVGMDPSKLKNSLSRSDVTDSFWIEDARFKAMLQAIDSSGSSDHGSSGFTILKAIQEASSLQVSVGLVSEHFTTKLCRLLMLEPDVFEPEVLPIVEYGPDSMIGAELRNWIFKEYGLDIPLQQLFELNMTITKFPTIICNYYK comes from the exons ATGCCTCACCGCTCCAAGCTCACCTTTAACATCAACGCGACCTACTTCCTGGTTGGCTGTCTCGGCGGTGTAGGCCGCTGTCTAACAGCTTGGATGATTAAGCGTGGTGCCAGACGATTTGCCTTCATGTCCAGACCCGGCCTCGGTAACAAACAGACGGCGTCCTGGATTCACGGTCTGAAGGCCAGGGGCATTGCGTGTCAGATCAGTAAGGGTGACGCATCCAATACGAGCGATATCGATGTAGCTATTCGTAGTATTCCTTCCGAGTGCCCC CACGGACTTTTCCACACCATGTCTATAGATGACTGGCAGACATCTATTGCACCCAAGGCGCTCGCCGCTATGAACTTAGACCAAGCCTTCGCAGAGATCGATATAGACTTTTTCGTTTTCACCAGTTCTACCTCTGGCATCCTGGGTACTCCCGGTCAAGCCAACTACGCGGCCGGGAACAGCTTCCTCGACAACCTAGCAAGAAACCGCATGGCTAGAGGCCAGCGCGCCGTCTCTCTCGTCCATCCCATGGTACAGAGCGTCGGTGTGGTGGCCGAGAATCCCGAGATTGAGGCTGCGCTACGACGCAAGGGCATCTACGGTTTTAACGAGACGCACCTCCTCGAGGCTCTCGaggccgccatcgccacgcAGGCCACCACGACGCCGGCTGACCATATTGTTGTCGGCATGGACCCCAGCAAACTTAAGAACTCACTTTCGAGAAGCGACGTTACTGACAGCTTCTGGATAGAGGATGCGCGCTTCAAGGCTATGCTACAGGCTATCGACTCTAGCGGGTCGTCTGATcacggcagcagcggcttcaCCATTCTCAAAGCCATCCAAGAGGCCAGTTCGCTGCAGGTTAGTGTTGGCCTAGTCTCGGAGCACTTCACCACCAAGCTATGCCGCTTGTTGATGCTCGAACCAGATGTCTTTGAGCCCGAGGTCCTTCCTATAGTTGAATATGGCCCGGATAGCATGATCGGCGCTGAGCTGCGTAACTGGATTTTTAAGGAGTACGGCTTGGATATTCCATTACAGCAGCTTTTTGAGCTAAATATGACAATTACCAAATTTCCTACTATTATTTGCAATTACTACAAGTAA
- the DEP5_1 gene encoding Reducing polyketide synthase DEP5 has protein sequence MEDMTCGSVPVQVDEVSLWPPTKAQLQNPKANAYSWTEERGVRLTINETQLVGSDGRLLLSLEVTSASPVKSVGLADLVALAPWKSPGVRVLEFGALNSTAICQATELINYTATATSKPGLEALEDTIAGFDHATAINVDPSLELEAQGLKAGQFDLIIPGTLTGSSKLASLLAPGGRIVPDQYTLSSLGKDFSILNLSNGFAIATAVAEQKTSGINGVRTRSIAIIYRNKPTEIPCKLVKACNALGSSRLARLADASIATSEHVVVTCDLEGPLLLELEPNELAGLQNIVSNTSSVTWVTSGGLMKGATPEQAMASDVPRSVTSEMASLDFTTLDLDLGNPTTYCAINEIDKESEYCLADGLVYISRLVPDATLDQEYGPQNSIPKATPFKPSDELVATAKAVKVTFSHDEHDHRTVGANQIQVQVMLSGVNKEDVLVMEGADSLTTFSHEIYGAVVQKGVNVEDINVGDRVFGFSADRLATFQTVSASVVQKVEQGDVLEELVTLPLAYATAIHGLTTLARVEAGEIVLILHGTGDGGAATITTSKKTKAQTCVQ, from the exons ATGGAGGACATGACATGCGGCTCTGTTCCTGTTCAAGTGGATGAGGTTTCGCTATG GCCACCGACAAAAGCCCAGCTGCAGAACCCCAAGGCAAACGCTTACTCCTGGACTGAAGAGCGTGGCGTTCGCTTGACCATTAATGAAACCCAGTTGGTGGGGAGCGAtgggcggctgctgctctcTCTAGAAG TCACATCAGCAAGCCCTGTGAAGTCTGTCGGTCTCGCGGACctggtggccttggctcccTGGAAGAGCCCTGGCGTAAGGGTCCTGGAGTTTGGTGCCTTGAACTCGACTGCTATATGCCAAGCTACGGAACTGATCAACTACACCGCAACCGCGACGTCTAAGCCTGGGTTGGAAGCCCTCGAGGACACTATTGCTGGGTTTGATCACGCGACTGCTATAAACGTTGATCCGTCGCTGGAGCTCGAAGCACAGGGGCTGAAAGCAGGCCAATTCGATCTCATCATTCCAGGCACTCTGACCGGTTCCTCAAAACTTGCCTCGTTGCTCGCCCCGGGTGGCCGCATCGTGCCTGACCAATACACATTGTCGTCGCTCGGAAAAGACTTCTCCATCTTGAACCTGTCCAACGGCTTCGCCATTGCCACAGCCGTGGCAGAACAGAAGACAAGCGGCATCAACGGCGTCCGTACAAGGTCTATCGCCATTATCTACCGTAACAAGCCGACCGAAATTCCCTGCAAACTGGTAAAGGCATGCAATGCGCTTGGATCCTCGCGACTCGCCCGATTAGCCGACGCTAGCATTGCTACTTCAGAACATGTGGTAGTTACCTGCGACCTAGAGGGGCCGCTTCTGTTGGAACTGGAGCCTAACGAGCTTGCCGGATTGCAGAATATTGTCTCCAACACCTCTTCCGTTACTTGGGTCACCTCGGGTGGGCTCATGAAGGGGGCCACGCCGGAgcaggccatggcgtctGACGTCCCTCGCTCGGTGACGTCTGAGATGGCTTCCCTTGATTTCACTACTTTGGATCTGGACCTAGGCAACCCGACGACGTATTGTGCCATTAACGAGATT GACAAGGAGTCGGAATACTGCCTCGCCGATGGGCTGGTGTACATAAGTCGGCTCGTGCCTGACGCTACGCTCGACCAAGAATACGGGCCACAGAATTCTATTCCCAAGGCCACGCCGTTTAAGCCCTCTGATGAGTTGGTAGCCACGGCCAAAGCAGTAAAGGTGACATTCTCTCATGATGAACATGACCACCGGACCGTTGGAGCCAACCAAATCCAAGTTCAAGTCatgctgtctggtgtcaaCAAGGAGGACGTTCTTGTCATGGAGGGTGCTGACTCACTCACCACATTTTCGCATGAAATCTATGGAGCTGTCGTGCAGAAAGGGGTTAATGTTGAGGACATTAATGTCGGAGACCGTGTGTTCGGCTTCAGTGCTGACAGACTGGCCACGTTCCAGACCGTCTCGGCGAGCGTGGTGCAGAAGGTTGAACAAGGCGATGTCCTGGAAGAACTTGTGACGTTACCACTTGCCTATGCTACCGCAATACATGGGCTGACGACCCTCGCGAGAGTTGAGGCAGGGGAAATTGTCTTGATTCTCCACGGGACTGGAGATGGTGGTGctgccaccatcaccaccagcaagAAAACAAAGGCACAGACTTGCGTTCAGTAG
- the DEP5_2 gene encoding Reducing polyketide synthase DEP5, producing MFTFGHSSGEIGAAHFRGKVFSNINTNGAMIAVGLGAEAAQTYLGGYEGRIVLACHNAPVMIIARTVKTGGKAYHSFHMKPAADIYNDLMHEASSHLKNCPRKSIAAFMVSPVTNTALDSARPLDADYRCANLVSPVKFRQAVQTIGSCPVFKYVDLIVVEIRPLSALKGPVKQMCREHKFDKMSCLPTIKRGGNSASQLFNLAGQLFLNNFSLDYERVTAIEETSPPDKIQIGKGKLLVDLPIYQWNYVKELWAEPRRSKEQRAPQNLRHNVLGSHMPGGSKNEPTWRNRLRQIDLPWLKHHSLGGEAVFPAARYFGMATEAVTQMKETSSSPVEIRGYTLHEVITKAALVIPDDTDGIETLQSAAKRPHRLLPAMTQRATRKAWNQALKDVGFDYGPSF from the exons ATG TTCACCTTCGGCCACTCCTCTGGCGAAATTGGCGCCGCTCACTTTCGGGGCAAGGTCTTCTCCAACATTAACACGAACGGTGCCATGATAGCAGTGGGACttggcgccgaggccgcgCAGACGTATCTCGGGGGCTACGAGGGCCGAATCGTGCTGGCCTGCCATAACGCCCCGGTGATG ATCATTGCCCGGACCGTCAAGACGGGCGGCAAGGCCTACCACTCGTTCCACATGAAGCCGGCTGCCGACATCTACAACGACCTCATGCATGAGGCAAGCTCGCATTTGAAGAATTGTCCCCGCAAATCCATCGCCGCCTTCATGGTGTCCCCTGTTACCAATACGGCTCTAGATTCCGCCAGACCACTAGATGCAGACTACCGGTGTGCCAATCTCGTCAGCCCCGTCAAGTTTAGGCAGGCTGTCCAGACGATCGGCTCCTGTCCAGTTTTCAAGTATGTCGACCTTATTGTTGTCGAAATTAGGCCTCTTTCTGCGCTCAAAGGGCCCGTGAAGCAGATGTGTCGCGAGCACAAGTTTGACAAGATGAGTTGCCTCCCAACTATTAAGCGGGGTGGTAACTCGGCCAGTCAATTGTTCAATCTTGCCGGCCAGCTCTTCCTAAACAACTTCAGCCTCGACTATGAGCGTGTCACTGCCATCGAGGAGACCTCGCCCCCAGACAAGATCCAGATCGGGAAGGGAAAACTGCTGGTTGACCTGCCCATCTATCAGTGGAACTACGTCAAGGAACTGTGGGCAGAGCCTCGCCGGTCCAAGGAACAACGCGCCCCCCAAAACCTCCGCCACAATGTGCTTGGAAGCCATATGCCCGGGGGATCAAAGAACGAACCCACGTGGAGGAACCGTCTGCGTCAGATTGACCTACCATGGTTGAAGCATCATTCCCTTGGTGGCGAAGCAGTGTTCCCGGCTGCCAGGTACTTCGGCATGGCCACCGAGGCTGTGACCCAAATGAAGGAGACCAGCTCCAGTCCAGTGGAAATCAGGGGCTACACTCTCCATGAAGTCATCACCAAAGCGGCCTTGGTTATCCCCGACGACACTGATGGCATCGAGACGCTTCAGTCTGCGGCCAAGCGTCCACACCGACTG CTCCCGGCCATGACGCAGCGCGCCACGCGCAAGGCGTGGAACCAGGCGTTGAAGGACGTCGGATTCGACTACGGACCGTCTTTCTAG
- the DEP5_3 gene encoding Reducing polyketide synthase DEP5: protein MDRRAQTEWDNPSFPCEPQYFPAHIPVRRVSVNSFGYDGTSGHFIVEGVESLVTGYSHGQKKQKLVKGSDRGVFYRKKPYLRAFVVSSPSGVTEAFGNVAENFSFAEKKKAPVVGLAFAGQGAQ, encoded by the exons ATGGATCGGCGGGCTCAAACAGAATGGGATAATCCCTCCT TCCCTTGCGAACCGCAATATTTCCCCGCCCATATCCCAGTTCGCCGGGTCAGCGTGAACAGCTTCGGGTACGATGGCACCAGCGGCCACTTTATTGTCGAAGGCGTCGAGTCCCTCGTTACGGGGTACTCGCAcggccagaagaagcagaagctgGTCAAGGGCAGCGACCGGGGTGTCTTTTACCGGAAGAAACCATACCT CCGTGCCTTCGTGGTGAGCAGCCCCAGCGGCGTCACAGAAGCCTTTGGCAATGTCGCTGAGAACTTCAGCTTCgccgaaaagaagaaggcgccGGTTGTCGGGCTCGCCTTTGCGGGCCAGGGAGCCCAGTGA
- the DEP4_1 gene encoding FAD-dependent monooxygenase DEP4, whose protein sequence is MKNGNGEDYDVLVVAGGMYRLITAYTYLKLAPETNLLILDDGRSAGSGAPSASTQTFLHRSATKTGLSPDWYISSQTIHNYLQSFAEDHDLVRRIHLPQKVAKANKIGGKWVLTLNDGASQASGAKLIVATGVTSGAYVPEFPQKGFHKPILHSSELGKYISSLIGPNIQRVTVLGAAKSAYDTAFMLIKVGKQLDWINRENGSEVRKEPLTRQI, encoded by the exons atgaagaaCGGAAATGGGGAGGACTATGATGTGCTGGTTGTTGCCGGAG GCATGTATAGGCTCATTACAGCCTACACGTATCTCAAATTGGCACCCGAGACGAACCTCCTTATTCTCGATGACGGTCGATCGGCGGGGTCTGGAGCACCGAGCGCATCTACCCAGACCTTTTTGCACAGGTCGGCCACG aagacgggccTGAGCCCGGACTGGTACATTTCGTCTCAGACGATCCACAACTATCTCCAGTCTTTTGCCGAGGACCATGACCTCGTCAGGCGTATCCATCTGCCACAGAAAGTTGCGAAAGCAAACAAGATTGGCGGGAAATGGGTTCTGACGCTCAATGACGGAGCCTCTCAAGCGTCAGGGGCAAAGCTAATTGTGGCAACGGGTGTCACGAGCGGTGCGTATGTGCCCGAATTTCCGCAGAAAGGGTTCCATAAGCCAATTTTGCATTCCTCGGAGCTGGGAAAGTACATATCGTCTCTCATCGGACCAAACATACAACGAGTGACAGTTCTTGGAGCCGCCAAGTCTGCGTACGACACCGCCTTCATGTTGATCAAAGTCGGGAAACAACTCGACTGGATTAACCGTGAGAACGGCTCCGAAGTGAGAAAAGAACCGTTGACCCGTCAAATTTGA